aaattgttaattttgGTGCCATATAGAAGTACTGCCACACCATCACCAACTTTAAAAGTAAAACAATTGTGAATTTGGTGGCTAGAAGTACTCCTACAACAACGTTTCTGGTATTAGaacttattttaaaagtaaaacaaTTCTGCATTTGGTTTCTCTGGGAATTTAAGATGAAAATTGTATGACATTTCTAGTTATTAGCAGCAGCAGTTTCCACAGCTATTAAACTCCCGAGAGCAAGATTTAACAGGAAGTGAAATTGGGCTTTTGAGGAATGTAGGATTTCTTCTGGTCGTCCCTGTTTGTACATAGTGCTCTATTCTTCGACATCACAATATTTATATTAGTTGCTCCATCTATGATACACATTTTTGTTAAACAGTTTCTCATCCATTTGTGGTTCTCTTATCCTTTCAGATGACAATGAATTTGAGGATGTAAATATTGTGAGACCAAATGATTTTTACCAGTCCCGTGATGCAGAAAGTGGTGCAAGTTGGTGACAACCACCCCAGCAACAGTTTATTTCTTAAAGATCCACGTTCTTGTACACAGTATCTGGCTTGATAAGACACTTGAGGTAGTGCTAAGTTGCCTGCTGTCCGAGAATGGTATTGTGTCATTCTGTTTAAAAGCAGTGTGATGGAACACTTACCCGAGAATGGTTTTATGTCTTTGTTATTgcaggttttttttttttttttttttttttttttgatttaaaGATTTGCATTGCATGTAAATGTTTGGCTGTGTGAATTTTCTTGTATCTCATATTCATTCCATGCATGAATCGCTTCTCCCTTGGAACAATGATTGTTTGTTTAGGACACTAGAATGATTGATTAGATACAGATAGCGACACCACCAACTGAATTGTGTGGTGGATGGTTAGGATTCTTCTACTCTAAGAATGGAGAACTTCTTGGAAGGGAGTCCTTGCCCCTATTAGTTGGCTTATCTGGCACGAATCTGGATTAATCGGGATAGTGAATTTCGGATACCGGATggttaaacctaaaaatattgatACCACGGAAATGATGGAGACACAGTAAGACTCCACCCATCGCTAAATTATGCTATGTTAAGAATTCTGAGTGTTATTTGTAATGTCGCTGGGaccttccttctttcttcttatGTGAGATCCAATTAAATTTCACACAAGTTCTCATTGAGAAAAACATATCCTCAATTTAGCGTAGTATGATAGATTACATGCTTTGTGATTGATCACTCCGAATCTGTATAAAAGTTAGACATTTATATATTACAATTTACAACAAAGTGGAAGAAAATGAACGTTTGATTAGAGATTGGGGTTGTATCCTGCTAGTTATAATTTCTAGTTAATTCAGGATTCAATACTAacacttttcttttccttcctctATATATGTCTACCCAtcaccaaaaaaaattaaaaaataaaaagctttTGTTCAAATCTTCTGTACAGTAAATGGTGAAGGTACTGATTTTCAGATTACTACTTTGCAATTATTTATTAATATAATTTACTTTATCGTGTCAATGACATGGTAATATACATGGTTTAACTTGCATTACCGGTTGGAAGAAGTTTCGAAGATGATTTTATGCGACGAAAGTCTGTAGATTCATACGTGTTTGGATAGTTGcagttttttctttaaaaattttgaGCTGTTTTGTTGAGTGTATGAAGAGTTTTTCGATGAAAACCATCCTAAATCTCTTTTTTCATTGAgaaaatttatttgaaaaaaagtgGAAAAAACATGTGTTTCAAAATTATTCTTTCTAAAACTTCAATAAACTTAATAAAGCACCACCTACAACCCCAGGGTTATGGGTTCGAGACTTTGAGTCACCAAAGGAACAATAGCTCCAACAAAGGGGATCAAAGGGgcgagaaacaaaaaaaaaaacttaataaACGCCTTGTAAATGTATTAGTTAAGAAATATGTCGACGACGGTTTAGTTAGCAACTTTGACATTGATTGTTTTACCCAGATGATTCTTGGTTAGACAATTTGGCCCAAATAATTTGAGTTCAGAAACCTGCAATCTTTCACATGTGACAAGTGACTGTTTCATATGTCCATTCTATTATGGAAGGTTTGCCAACATTGAAATAAACCTAGTAATACAATATGTATGCAAGGAAGTCCACTTGTACCTAAGGGTACAAAATACAAACATACGTAcatactgttacgcggcgccttcctgaaatttcttggaagggcgacgtaaggctaaacaaccgatgtcagtgcggttgttaTGCGCCAACCGAGGTCctcgccgtacgctagactagattgtcagtgccgtacgggaaaactaatgtcgtgagcaattgagcagcgaaaaatgagcaactgatgttgaaagctgatgattgtattgatgatgatgatgaaagctattacaagatgcaatgcggtgtcggggggagagacaccagtacagagaattgtttgaatgctttggtcccccttaataatgcttaaaaaaaataaaccaaagttacatgagttgacctaagaaagctgtagaagcacactgaaaatgaatgaagtaaaactactctataattacaatgaaaaggacttagtcttctatggaagcaagtccgatggcagcaactttgtcttgagcatcagggtctgtgcgcgcaTTGCTGTGGGCGAGCGCgacactatttggatctgccagcgccggggcgctggtgcttggcattgggtctgcgcgcgggacattgtcggtgcgcgcggcgctgatggcattcgccagccgctgggcgctggcactgattatcagtggggcgacagaggcgcatgctcgcttgtcacttggcgctgccgggaccacggggccgaccgtgacGCTAGGAGGCTTgccgggacgccacggggcgcgtccaaggggtcatgggtcgatgatggaaagcaacccatgacattctcccccacctgagttggcgacgtcttCGGAGCCTTACCTACTGGATGATGATGATTGGTCAGGCTTTTGTTGGCTGGGAGGTCTGTTCCCCTCGGTGTTGTGAGATGTCTTTCTGAATGATCTTTCATGCATTTCTGAAATGGCCTGaagcggctgacatggaagactggatggattttccaccaggcTGGTGTGTTCAGCTTGTATGTGGATTTTccgatgcgcctttcaatggaaaaAGGCCCGATGTAGCTTTGCAATAGGAGAGGATCTTGGGTCCTCTTTGCAAATAAGTTCCGCCTCGGGGTTCTTACCATCACTTTGTCCCCtgcttgatgttgggcaaagcgacGGTTTTGTTCGGCATACCTCGTTGCCCTctcttgggctttgacaagatagctccgcactatcttcaAAGTTTGCTCCCATTCTGTCGAGAAACTGGCAGCTCGATGAGATGATGgcatgtttggtgcattcacattttgtgggagtagcggttgctgtccggtaacaatttcaaaagcgcttttgtttgtatgggcgcacttttgtgaattgaaacacagctgagcagcatccagaagcttcacccaatgtgTTTGTGACCCGGTTGCAAAttggcggagatattcctccagcatgtcattgaaccggtctgtttgatcatatgtttgctgatgatgatggtttgagttgtaactcaatttggatccgaggcaactgaagagttgggtccaaaacttGCTAGTGAAGCATGGGTCGCAGTCACTAATGATGTTGCTGGGCataccccaatgtttgacaacatgagagaagaagagtcgagctgtatcttctgccgatatgttctgtggggctgcgatgaaggcagcatacttggaaaattggTCTACTACTACCATGATGGTTGTATGATTTCCTACCTTGGGTAATCCTGTGATGAAATTCAGGGAAATGTTTTCCCAAGGTCTCTGTGGGACAGGTAGCTGCTCCAAGAGTCCCGCTTGAgctgagtgatccgacttgtccttttggaatgcttgacaagtcttcacacaatGAGGGGTGCCATGAGCTGTTGGACCCCGATGATGTGATGTCTGTTTGATGATGTTGAGGGCAGCCGGAACCGTGGGTTCAGTTCTATTGGTTCCCTCCTTAAACTGCATGGCCGTGATGTTTCCAGCGGCCATCTTCTTGGATATGCACGGTATGGTGTGGGGTTTGGCCCCGTTGTCTCCCATcattaggagcatgttggcatatggtaccgggaTGGTGTTGGTCTGCCTGAGGAATTCCAATCCCACTATCAGTTCGAAGTCATCGATGATAGCTATGTGTAGGTCGAATATTCCCTTGTATGGGCCAAGCTTGATTggcacttctttggctattccactcacttgctgagatggagagttgatagccttgacacgacccttgcatttttgcactgctagaccgaggcgttgcacctgagttgaggccaggtagttgtggctagcacccgtgtctatcaatgcccGAATAGGTCTACAGTTTAGtttcatgtcaacgaacattaaggtcctcttttGTGATGTGGGAGGCCTCTCGTCcgcctttcctttccctttcttgtCGATTGGGAATGCCTTCTTCTTGGGGTTGCCAACACTGGTTCCCGCCAAGGTATCATGAATGGAGCCAACAAATGCGTTGAAGGCCCCTACCTATTCTTCGCCGACTAAGCCGTCCTGATCTGACTCATCATCGTCAACAGTTTGTTGAGCATTGATTTGTGTATTGGGGCATTGATTGTTCCAATGTtccccgccgcaatgacgacaTTCTGATGGGGgttttctcccctgattgttatTGACTGATGCAGCAGTATTGCTGCTTGAGGAAGGAGTCTTAGATTTGGATACACCTCGATCTCCTCCGTTTCTGTTGGGGCCACCGTTGCTAGGTTGGCTCCCGTTGTATCCCCTTCGGACAGGCGGCTGGGGCCTATTCTTCTAAGTTTCCAACtggtaatccccaaggcactctgcagcttgaatggccttgggcagggtatctacccgttgtctttgtagctccatacgagcatgaggtttcaaaccttctatgaatgcgaacagtttgtctttgtctcccatatcccgtatgtttagcatgagtgcggagaattcatGCACGTAGTCCCACACCGACCTGGTGTGGCAGAGTTCATGCAACTTTCTccgtgcattgtattccacattttcggggaagaactgcaggcgtatggcggccttcagttctgcccatgtctggagagtatcttcaccggccttgatggctttgTATTTGACTCGCCACCAGAGTTATGCATCGccttgaagatacatggcagcagttgctaccttcttggATTCCTCCAACTATccaacggcatcgaagtattgttcgatgtcaaagatgaagttttccacttctttagcatccagGGTTCCGTTGTATGGTTTGGGCTCcagaattttcagcttttgtggcatgggggccatgttcatggcacccctgatgtggttttcgcctcctttgagcaggctttgaagggcagcattgacaacattgagctggcctgtcaagttgtctatgaTTTACTGCATGACGGTCAGTCTGTCTGCCTCTAGTTCCCAATGGGCTAAATCCTCgtcacgctcctgttggaggtcctcgaaTTTGCCATGAATTTTGGTTGCCTCGACGGCAGCCGTTTGCCGGTCTTCCTCAGAGTCTTGACTGATGTTtgctatgtcaacttcggcctgccgcattctgcggttcaggtcgtccaacctttgcactaggttggtttttagatcaggcaacgtatccacgatgggccgtaatgcgtcaaccgtctcttctagggtcGTGATGCGATCCCcgtaattcaccatggtcagaaatagtgatgatgatggcaatgagttccctcgtccgatgtcgagcctaggttctgataccaactgttacgcggcgccttcctgaagttccttggaagggcgacgtaaggctaagtaACCGATATTAGTGCGGTTGCTATACGCCAACCGAGGTCctcgccgtacgctagactagattgtcagtgccgtacgggaaaaccaatgtcgtgagcaattgagcagcgaaaaatgagcaattgatgatgaaagctgatgattgtattgatgatgatgaaagctattacaagatgcaatgcggtgtcggggggagagacaccagtacagagaattgtttgaatgcttgaatgtttgaatgctttggtcccccttaataatgcttaaaaaaaataaaccaaagttacatgagttgacctaagaaagctgtagaagcacactgaaaatgaatgaagtaaaactactctataattacaatgaaaaggatttagttttctatggaagcaagtccgatggcagcaactttgtcttgagcatcagggtctgcgcgcgcattgctgtGGGAGCGCGCgacactatttggatctgccagcggcggggcgctggtgcttggcattgggtctgcgcgcgcggcattgtcggtgCGCGCAGCGCTGATGGCATTCgccagccgctgggcgctggcactgattatcggtggggcgacagaggcgcatgctcgTTTGTCACTTGGCGCTGTCGGGACCACAGGGCCGACCGTGGCtctaggcgttgggaggcttgccgggacgccacggggcgcgcccaaggggtcatgggtcgatgatggaaagcagcccatgacaatACTCATGTACATCCGTACATGCACACAGGGGTGTACACATGAATTTTTGTAAGCGGTGTCGAAATTTATTGAAGAGCTGGAATGTAACATGTATAGCCTTAGtctattgattttgttgagtctTAAACTAGAAAAAGTCCCGAGTTCAATTCTACTTCATCACAAATTTTAACCACAAAAGCTCTCAaatatttgcaaaagaaaaatgtgTTAGTGATGTTTGAACCTTTGACCTCTTAGAGCAAAATCAAACACATAACCAACACACCAAGACACAATTTATGTCAAGTGGTGTTATTTTTTCCTAGTTATCCATTTTCGTACCGTATTAATACatatttttgataaaattttCCGACGAATCGGTGTCGCATGACACCGCTTCGGTAACCGTGCATCCACCCCTGCATGCACACACAATGTACCATGGCAGTGTAAGAATTTCTTATATAATCAGTGTAATATAACCTGTTATAGCATGCTATCCGTTTAATATTTATTCTAGCTTACCCAATTAATGTTATACTATAGAGTTACATGTAATTACTTTTTAACTGATTTTATTTTGCAAATATTTTTTAAACCTTCATCACATGAAAGTTAAACTCTATACACATTTACTTCAGTTGATTATCCATGTAGACAAATACTCTAAGCCAACTGTGTGAACCTCCACCACAAAAGCAACATCAAGTATCTTCAATATATCCCATTTTCATCTTCCACATGGCCCAATTACACAACAGAAGCCAGACTCCTTAACCAATAACATTCAACATTCAGATTCTCCTATATCTCCTCTTCTTCCCTTATACTTGCCATCACCCTGCTCCTCTATTCCCCAtattctcatttttcttttcttctttcctccCATTTTAACATTCTTTCAAGTCTAATAGTAGCTTAATACAATGGCTTCCAATACATTGATGAGCTGCGGAATTGCAGCAGTTTCCCCCTCTGTCCTCTCTTCTTCCAAGTCTAAATTTGCCGCCGCGGTGCCGGTGTGTTTAGGAGCAGCCAATGCCAACTCCCGGTTCAGCATGTCTGCCGAGTGGATGCCGGGCCAGCCCCGCCCTCCTTATCTTGACGGCTCTGCCCCCGGGTAATAATTTACTCCCTACAATCCATTTTAGTTGTCgtggaaaatatatatttttcatatattaTATATAGTATACACATTTTATACATAATTagtgtatatttttttgtatattcgGCTAGGGACTTTAACTATTTTTGGCTGAACGGTCAAATATGTTTTTTAAATTTAACTTCAGAATAATTGTATAATGGAGGGTGATTTGTGAATACAGAGATTTTGGATTCGATCCACTTGGTCTAGGAGAAGTACCAGCGAACTTGGAGAGATACAAGGAGTCTGAACTCATTCACTGCAGATGGGCTATGCTTGCTGTGGTAAGCTAAGCTCCTATttacttgttttatttttaaGTAAAAATTTTGTTTCTAAACATGAGACTTTTAACAATATAATTAGTACAAATAATCTTAGCCAAGGCATACAGACTCTTGTTATTAAAGTAGGGGAAATGGGAAAGGAAAGTTACAGTTAGAATAAAGTAGTACGTTGCCATGTGTACTTAGAGGtaattaatttgatatttaaaGAATTATAATTTAATATTTGATGATGAATCGAAATTAACCTGGTCAAGTCCCTAAGGTCATTAACATAGTAATCGAACGGAGCTCAGTATTACTCATTTTTTTCTAGAGCAAATCTTTTTTTATTGTGATTGAGTTATAGTAAAATAATATGATCACTAACTAGAAATATTAGACTTTTTGTGTACTCCCTCATCTCAATGTACTCTGTTCGGAAAGCTGAATAAAATGCTTattagatttaaaaaaaaaaaaaactagaaatatTCCAAGTTCAACATTTGAAATGTTTGGGAAGAAATTACAAACTCCTTTTAAAGTTTTCGGATTCTTTTAATGAACAAGTGAATTtctaacatatataatatttcaTCAATTGTTTTTGCAGCCTGGAATCCTAGTACCAGAAGCATTGGGCCTGGGCAACTGGGTAAAGGCCCAAGAATGGGCTGCCATTCCCGGAGGGCAAGCTACATATTTGGGCCAACCCGTCCCATGGGGTACTCTTCCCACAATTTTGGCCATTGAATTCTTAGCCATTGCTTTTGTAGAGCACCAAAGAAGTATGGAGAAGGACCCTGAGAAGAAGAAGTACCCTGGTGGTGCTTTTGACCCATTGGGTTACTCTAAGGACCCAAAAAAGTTTGAAGAACTCAAAGTCAaggaagtcaaaaatggtgagaaCATGATGACCCTTcttattgaatttaaatttttggtagaGAAAAACAAAGtataataaatttcaaatttgtAGGTGAATGAATGGTCTCAGTTGAAGATGAGATTGAATAAATGCTAATTAACGTTCTTTTATTTGGTGTTGGTGTTGAGTAGGTCGCCTTGCCTTGTTGGCTTTCGTCGGGTTCTGCGTTCAACAATCAGCATACCCTGGAACAGGACCATTGGAGAACTTAGCAACTCACTTGGCTGATCCATGGCACAACAACATTGGAGATGTCATTATCCCTAAAGGCATTTTGCCTTGAAATAAATCTACCATCCCAAACATACATTGTAAAACTCCCCATGTAACACATTTGTAATGAATTGGACGTTTACCTTTTACCTAGAACTAGAAAGTTACTATCTCTTCCTTCCATGCTACTACCAAACAGTACTGTATATGTTATGAGACAAACTCTAGTTAGGAGCAAATTAAATGATTTTTAAAGCTGTTGCATTGGTTAAAACTTGTGTTCAGGTCGCTTTCTACTGGACATTAAAGTGGTTTCATAACAAGAAAAGAGGAGTTCAAGAATCTGGTTGTGACAAAAAAATAATAGTACAAGGATCTATGGAATGTTTTCCAAATAATTTAAGAATTTTGATTATGATTATTATAGAATGCTAGGGTCTAATGaatttttttcttcatattttagtGTTTTCGGTTTCATTTATCCAATTAAGAGTTGAAAGTCTTGACTATCTCAATTAATAAACTCTTGCATCCTCGAATATTTTGGACAATTTTAATTAAAGTCTTATTCTAATTTCCCCCTCTAACATTTCGTTTGGGAATAAGCATTGACCTTTTGTATTCTCGAAAACTTTATACGactcttttaatttttttgtatcATCTTCAAGTGATCCTGTTCTCTTAGCCATTAATGTATTTCCTTATAAATTTCAAGAGAATTTATCTGCCACGAGTCCCTTTAGTTTAGTGGTTTCTTTATCTTGTCGCTGGTTTATTCACTCTTCATATGATAAAAATTGACTAGAATAAGTCCTTAGATTTATTCTTTTTCATCAACAAATATCAATATTGACGTAACCATAAAAAAACCACCATAAACAACAATAAGTAATGAGGATATTTATGAAAGCATCTCCACTGATTAATTATTGATAGAAGTATCTAACCTTCATTTCATAGAAGAATTTGCTAGCTATTACAGAGAGAAATAGCAAGGTGGTTATCTATATAACTCTCTTTCAATTAACAGGTTTACATGAATCATGGAAATAAACTCTTGCGTGATCTTTTAAGAATGGGTGGGTTGTGTTCGCATACACAAACTTTTGCATCTCCAAATGGTATGGGCTTACAATAAGATTTAATTAGCCTTGAACCATAGGCTTGTTGGCATGTTTTTGCGCATGCATAATAATCTGAGTACCTTCAACAAAATTTCCTCCAATGGCCAAGACCATCAATAACAACAAAGCAATGACTATCCTTacattcattttcattttttgacttcttttttatttttgtatcaaGATATTTCTGCAATGTTGGAGAAAAGTTTTAGTATTCTCTATATGAAGAGTTCGGTATTTATATAGACATAGTGGGTCGATAGTTTGACCAGAAGCTGGTCCACCTTTTACTTTGGAGCAAGAAACAAATACTGAGTTAGTGCATAttaatttctttctttgtttaaaatttctttaataatcgTTACACTCTTTAGAAATATATTGAATAGTTTTCTATTTGTAGATAATTGTGATGGTAAGATATAAATGAAAAATTCCCACATGGAGATATATTGAATAGTTCTCTATAAGTGTTTAATTATGATAGTGAGTCGACATAGTATGATCAGAAGCTGATGCACTTTTTATTATGGAGCAAGAAATAAATACTGAGTTAATATGTGttaattttttctttgtttaaaatttCTTTAACAATCATTACCCTCTTTAGAATTATATTGAATAGTTTTTTATAAGTAGATAATCAGTGATTGTAACATGTACATGAAATTTCCTTATATGAAAGAGATGGATCCAATGAATTGATCTCAAACCTTCTACATCTAGTTTCCAAGAAGCATTTATGAAGTCTGTTTACTCTTAAaacagataacaattaaatttgtacgtgattttgatgatatttggatTGATTCAACATAAGTAATAAAAAATGTAGATAAACGAATTAAAGATAAGATAAATAATCAAACCAGTTGTGACGTTGAGTCCGGACTCGGATTTAAGCTTAACAATAGTTTTGCCCTCGACCGGACCCTCAATTCGAAGCCAAATATGTATGAAGAACTATGATTTAAATAAGAACCTTTCAATAGCTAAAAAACAgagaaataagtttgtattgccttgatatgcgtgttataaTGTGTCTATTGAATAAGAAActtctcctttatatagtaggggattTTTACCCCTAGTACagttctaaaaaaggtaaaaatcctccTTGTACATCAATCATTGATACGCTACCGGCATCGGGCAAGATCCGCGCTGTGATATCCGATTGGGTGCGGATATCATGGCCCTCTGTTAATCGCGTGCAACCATTTGTAATGTTTTCCGAGGTCTTGGAGCTTGTTCTGAGTTCGGGGGGTGTTGTCTTGTCAGGCCCGGTGGCGAGCACCCTATTCCAGCCTCGAACTAAAGAGTTCTCAGATTCGGTCTCTATCTCATATATTTATACTTCGTTTGATTCATCGAGTACTTAGGATGCGTGCTGACCCAGAGTTCACCCGTATACAAATAATCCCTCGTTTCTTAGAGGGTAGGTTTGTCGAAATGATGGGAAACGATAAATGAACCccggttccttccttcgtacgttACAATCATGATGACGAATAAGccgaaacgtcccatcagtcaCGTCGTTCTGACTTAGAAAACGTGTCAACCATCGAGTTGTCTCATCCGAATGTGAAACGTCGCGCAATGATTA
The sequence above is drawn from the Nicotiana tabacum cultivar K326 chromosome 13, ASM71507v2, whole genome shotgun sequence genome and encodes:
- the LOC107818209 gene encoding chlorophyll a-b binding protein 6A, chloroplastic, which codes for MASNTLMSCGIAAVSPSVLSSSKSKFAAAVPVCLGAANANSRFSMSAEWMPGQPRPPYLDGSAPGDFGFDPLGLGEVPANLERYKESELIHCRWAMLAVPGILVPEALGLGNWVKAQEWAAIPGGQATYLGQPVPWGTLPTILAIEFLAIAFVEHQRSMEKDPEKKKYPGGAFDPLGYSKDPKKFEELKVKEVKNGRLALLAFVGFCVQQSAYPGTGPLENLATHLADPWHNNIGDVIIPKGILP